Proteins from a genomic interval of Dendropsophus ebraccatus isolate aDenEbr1 chromosome 6, aDenEbr1.pat, whole genome shotgun sequence:
- the MCM3 gene encoding DNA replication licensing factor MCM3 isoform X1, with amino-acid sequence MDAPVAVEVDEQELREAQREFLDFLDDEEDQGIYQSKVRDMISDNQYRLIVNINDLRRKNEKRANELLSKAFTGLIAFQRALKDFVASIDGTYAKQFEDFYIGLEGSFGARHVTPRTLTSRFLGCMVCVEGIVTKCSLVRPKVVRSVHYCAATKKTIERKYSDMTSLDAFPSSAIYPTKDEDNNPLETEFGLSLYKDHQTITIQEMPEKAPAGQLPRSVDIILDDDLVDKVKPGDRVQIIGTYRCLPSKKNGYTSGSFRTILIACHVVQMSKEVSPVFSADDLAKIKKFSKHHSKDVFEQLSRSLAPSIHGHQYIKKAILCMLLGGVEKVLDNGSRIRGDINVLLIGDPSVAKSQLLRYVLCTAPRAIPTTGRGSSGVGLTAAVTTDQETGERRLEAGAMVLADRGVVCIDEFDKMSDIDRTAIHEVMEQGRVTIAKAGIHARLNARCSVLAAANPVYGRYDQYKSPMDNIGLQDSLLSRFDLLFIMLDQMDPEQDREISDHVLRMHRYRAAGEQDGDAMPLGSAVDILATNDPSVSHEEQQELQVYEKHDSLLHGTKRKREKLISMEFMRKYIHVAKLFKPVLTPEAANYIAEEYARLRSQEQTSTDVARTSPVTARSLETLIRLSTAHAKVRMSKTVQLQDAEAAVELVQYAYFKKVLEKEKKRRKRDEDSDTEEEENQEASTERKSRKKRKTAAEGESHDPYDFSDTEETTPDVRSPKTPTSRGAESSEKTGLSGERLRDFKAALLDTFKSVHAQSVAMPVLMESINKNNESPFSEGEVKAALELMEEANHIMVSENIVFLI; translated from the exons ATGGACGCTCCTGTGGCCGTGGAGGTGGATGAACAGGAGCTGCGGGAGGCACAGCGGGAATTCCTCGACTTCTTGGACGATGAG GAAGATCAAGGCATTTACCAGAGCAAAGTGCGGGACATGATCAGCGACAACCAGTACCGGCTGATTGTGAACATCAATGACCTCCGCAGGAAGAACGAGAAGAGGGCCAATGA GCTCCTGAGCAAAGCCTTCACCGGACTCATTGCCTTCCAGAGAGCCCTGAAGGATTTTGTTGCCTCCATTGATGGCACCTATGCCAAACAGTTCGAGGACTTCTACATTGGTCTTGAAGGAAGCTTTGGTGCCAGACATGTGACACCCAGGACACTGACGTCACGGTTCCTGGGTTGTATGGTCTGTGTGGAGGGAATTGTCACAAAGT GCTCTCTGGTTCGCCCTAAAGTTGTTCGCAGTGTCCATTACTGTGCTGCAACAAAGAAGACAATTGAGCGCAAGTACTCTGATATGACCAGCCTTGATGCATTTCCCTCCAGTGCAATTTACCCCACCAAG GATGAGGATAATAACCCGCTGGAGACAGAGTTTGGCCTCTCTCTGTACAAAGACCACCAGACAATCACCATTCAGGAGATGCCAGAGAAGGCTCCTGCCGGTCAGTTGCCGCGCTCTGTGGACATCATCTTGGATGATGACCTGGTAGATAAGGTGAAGCCCGGGGACCGTGTGCAGATCATCGGGACCTATCGCTGCTTACCATCCAAGAAGAACGGCTACACGTCGGGCTCATTCAG GACGATACTGATAGCCTGCCACGTGGTGCAGATGAGTAAGGAGGTGTCCCCAGTCTTCTCAGCCGATGACTTGGCCAAAATTAAGAAGTTCAGCAAGCACCACTCCAAG GATGTGTTCGAGCAGTTGTCCAGGTCTCTTGCCCCCAGTATTCATGGCCACCAGTACATAAAGAAGGCCATCCTGTGCATGCTGCTGGGAGGGGTGGAGAAGGTTCTGGATAATGGATCTCGCATCAGAGGAGACATAAACGTGCTCCTTATAG GTGACCCCTCCGTGGCTAAGTCCCAGCTCCTGAGGTATGTGCTGTGCACAGCCCCCCGCGCCATCCCCACCACAGGCAGAGGGTCCTCGGGGGTGGGCTTAACTGCTGCCGTCACCACTGACCAAGAAACCG GGGAGAGAAGACTGGAGGCCGGCGCCATGGTCCTGGCTGATAGGGGCGTTGTCTGTATTGACGAGTTTGACAAGATGTCTGACATAGACCGTACGGCGATCCATGAGGTCATGGAGCAGGGTCGCGTCACCATTGCCAAAGCCGGCATCCACGCCAGGTTAAACGCCCGCTGCAGCGTGCTGGCTGCCGCCAATCCAGTCTATGGAAGG TACGATCAGTACAAGAGTCCCATGGATAACATCGGCCTCCAGGACTCTCTGCTCTCCCGTTTCGATCTCCTGTTTATTATGttggatcagatggatccagagcaGGATCGGGAGATCTCTGACCATGTGCTGCGCATGCACCGCTACAGAGCAGCTGGGGAACAAGATGGCGATG CTATGCCCCTGGGCAGCGCCGTGGACATCCTCGCCACCAACGACCCCAGTGTCAGCCACGAGGAGCAGCAGGAATTGCAGGTGTATGAGAAGCATGATAGCCTCCTGCATGGCACAAAGAGGAAGCG GGAGAAGTTAATCAGCATGGAGTTTATGCGCAAGTACATCCATGTGGCCAAGCTGTTCAAGCCAGTGCTGACCCCAGAAGCTGCAAACTACATAGCTGAGGAGTATGCCCGCCTGaggagccaggaacagaccagcaCAGATGTGGCCCGG ACCTCACCTGTGACGGCACGTTCTCTGGAGACTCTGATCCGTCTGTCCACGGCTCACGCTAAAGTGCGAATGAGCAAAACCGTGCAGCTGCAGGACGCTGAGGCAGCGGTGGAGCTTGTCCAGTACGCTTACTTCAAGAAG GTGctggagaaggagaagaaacGAAGGAAGAGGGATGAGGATAGCgatacagaggaagaggagaatcAGGAGGCGTCCACGGAGAGGAAGAGCAGGAagaagag GAAAACTGCCGCAGAAGGCGAGTCACATGACCCCTATGACTTCAGCGATACAGAAGAGACAACACCTGATG TTCGGTCACCAAAGACTCCAACTAGCAGAGGAGCGGAGTCCTCTGAGAAGACTGGACTTTCTGGAGAGAG GTTAAGGGATTTCAAGGCCGCCCTTCTAGATACCTTCAAATCTGTACACGCTCAGTCGGTGGCCATGCCTGTCCTTATGGAGTCCATTAACAAGAACAATGAGTCTCCCTTCTCGGAGGGGGAGGTGAAGGCTGCGCTGGAGCTCATGGAGGAAGCCAACCATATTATGGTTTCTGAGAACATCGTCTTCTTAATCTAA
- the MCM3 gene encoding DNA replication licensing factor MCM3 isoform X2 — protein MISDNQYRLIVNINDLRRKNEKRANELLSKAFTGLIAFQRALKDFVASIDGTYAKQFEDFYIGLEGSFGARHVTPRTLTSRFLGCMVCVEGIVTKCSLVRPKVVRSVHYCAATKKTIERKYSDMTSLDAFPSSAIYPTKDEDNNPLETEFGLSLYKDHQTITIQEMPEKAPAGQLPRSVDIILDDDLVDKVKPGDRVQIIGTYRCLPSKKNGYTSGSFRTILIACHVVQMSKEVSPVFSADDLAKIKKFSKHHSKDVFEQLSRSLAPSIHGHQYIKKAILCMLLGGVEKVLDNGSRIRGDINVLLIGDPSVAKSQLLRYVLCTAPRAIPTTGRGSSGVGLTAAVTTDQETGERRLEAGAMVLADRGVVCIDEFDKMSDIDRTAIHEVMEQGRVTIAKAGIHARLNARCSVLAAANPVYGRYDQYKSPMDNIGLQDSLLSRFDLLFIMLDQMDPEQDREISDHVLRMHRYRAAGEQDGDAMPLGSAVDILATNDPSVSHEEQQELQVYEKHDSLLHGTKRKREKLISMEFMRKYIHVAKLFKPVLTPEAANYIAEEYARLRSQEQTSTDVARTSPVTARSLETLIRLSTAHAKVRMSKTVQLQDAEAAVELVQYAYFKKVLEKEKKRRKRDEDSDTEEEENQEASTERKSRKKRKTAAEGESHDPYDFSDTEETTPDVRSPKTPTSRGAESSEKTGLSGERLRDFKAALLDTFKSVHAQSVAMPVLMESINKNNESPFSEGEVKAALELMEEANHIMVSENIVFLI, from the exons ATGATCAGCGACAACCAGTACCGGCTGATTGTGAACATCAATGACCTCCGCAGGAAGAACGAGAAGAGGGCCAATGA GCTCCTGAGCAAAGCCTTCACCGGACTCATTGCCTTCCAGAGAGCCCTGAAGGATTTTGTTGCCTCCATTGATGGCACCTATGCCAAACAGTTCGAGGACTTCTACATTGGTCTTGAAGGAAGCTTTGGTGCCAGACATGTGACACCCAGGACACTGACGTCACGGTTCCTGGGTTGTATGGTCTGTGTGGAGGGAATTGTCACAAAGT GCTCTCTGGTTCGCCCTAAAGTTGTTCGCAGTGTCCATTACTGTGCTGCAACAAAGAAGACAATTGAGCGCAAGTACTCTGATATGACCAGCCTTGATGCATTTCCCTCCAGTGCAATTTACCCCACCAAG GATGAGGATAATAACCCGCTGGAGACAGAGTTTGGCCTCTCTCTGTACAAAGACCACCAGACAATCACCATTCAGGAGATGCCAGAGAAGGCTCCTGCCGGTCAGTTGCCGCGCTCTGTGGACATCATCTTGGATGATGACCTGGTAGATAAGGTGAAGCCCGGGGACCGTGTGCAGATCATCGGGACCTATCGCTGCTTACCATCCAAGAAGAACGGCTACACGTCGGGCTCATTCAG GACGATACTGATAGCCTGCCACGTGGTGCAGATGAGTAAGGAGGTGTCCCCAGTCTTCTCAGCCGATGACTTGGCCAAAATTAAGAAGTTCAGCAAGCACCACTCCAAG GATGTGTTCGAGCAGTTGTCCAGGTCTCTTGCCCCCAGTATTCATGGCCACCAGTACATAAAGAAGGCCATCCTGTGCATGCTGCTGGGAGGGGTGGAGAAGGTTCTGGATAATGGATCTCGCATCAGAGGAGACATAAACGTGCTCCTTATAG GTGACCCCTCCGTGGCTAAGTCCCAGCTCCTGAGGTATGTGCTGTGCACAGCCCCCCGCGCCATCCCCACCACAGGCAGAGGGTCCTCGGGGGTGGGCTTAACTGCTGCCGTCACCACTGACCAAGAAACCG GGGAGAGAAGACTGGAGGCCGGCGCCATGGTCCTGGCTGATAGGGGCGTTGTCTGTATTGACGAGTTTGACAAGATGTCTGACATAGACCGTACGGCGATCCATGAGGTCATGGAGCAGGGTCGCGTCACCATTGCCAAAGCCGGCATCCACGCCAGGTTAAACGCCCGCTGCAGCGTGCTGGCTGCCGCCAATCCAGTCTATGGAAGG TACGATCAGTACAAGAGTCCCATGGATAACATCGGCCTCCAGGACTCTCTGCTCTCCCGTTTCGATCTCCTGTTTATTATGttggatcagatggatccagagcaGGATCGGGAGATCTCTGACCATGTGCTGCGCATGCACCGCTACAGAGCAGCTGGGGAACAAGATGGCGATG CTATGCCCCTGGGCAGCGCCGTGGACATCCTCGCCACCAACGACCCCAGTGTCAGCCACGAGGAGCAGCAGGAATTGCAGGTGTATGAGAAGCATGATAGCCTCCTGCATGGCACAAAGAGGAAGCG GGAGAAGTTAATCAGCATGGAGTTTATGCGCAAGTACATCCATGTGGCCAAGCTGTTCAAGCCAGTGCTGACCCCAGAAGCTGCAAACTACATAGCTGAGGAGTATGCCCGCCTGaggagccaggaacagaccagcaCAGATGTGGCCCGG ACCTCACCTGTGACGGCACGTTCTCTGGAGACTCTGATCCGTCTGTCCACGGCTCACGCTAAAGTGCGAATGAGCAAAACCGTGCAGCTGCAGGACGCTGAGGCAGCGGTGGAGCTTGTCCAGTACGCTTACTTCAAGAAG GTGctggagaaggagaagaaacGAAGGAAGAGGGATGAGGATAGCgatacagaggaagaggagaatcAGGAGGCGTCCACGGAGAGGAAGAGCAGGAagaagag GAAAACTGCCGCAGAAGGCGAGTCACATGACCCCTATGACTTCAGCGATACAGAAGAGACAACACCTGATG TTCGGTCACCAAAGACTCCAACTAGCAGAGGAGCGGAGTCCTCTGAGAAGACTGGACTTTCTGGAGAGAG GTTAAGGGATTTCAAGGCCGCCCTTCTAGATACCTTCAAATCTGTACACGCTCAGTCGGTGGCCATGCCTGTCCTTATGGAGTCCATTAACAAGAACAATGAGTCTCCCTTCTCGGAGGGGGAGGTGAAGGCTGCGCTGGAGCTCATGGAGGAAGCCAACCATATTATGGTTTCTGAGAACATCGTCTTCTTAATCTAA